A genomic segment from Drosophila willistoni isolate 14030-0811.24 chromosome 2L unlocalized genomic scaffold, UCI_dwil_1.1 Seg168, whole genome shotgun sequence encodes:
- the LOC6652373 gene encoding focadhesin: protein MEDFESIKPSSSVVKLATCLEKIYSKIVESREKQVPEHQIKEIEFLKQQCKHEHMQLSLMSCQTLVRLVEEGVLEATNMQNTLLSLLANASPIHFAVITESILNLQLLSLKRKTTLLKEQETYLCPYGMKTQQHPIISLLQHSSANMHDVSNKIIGICLHHDKSIRDFSIEYLRPVFLYVLCNPKTLPDVKPIWTCLLGLSRNQPEARDLMQELLSWSKFNNSGTCLSTSILVIEATDYFLQQSDHAQSIDLCIYQACIIKQLAIYGIDPRPSLQCVLRVLHATREHTQNHYHVLLVLMAETLHLLSPFYLADLLRIIVFIVVQEQCGHEYILNMCLDGIIQWMSQTTFIPAEGLVLAKQIVDRVLDQQEKKMTENTISTKQLQPAHIRNYHPDIAIAFDLSVLVESFDSSENKDVFAFVDALNVKANTAFCQRLHLFLRSMFLSREPALDCWFKIYEVILQIIKVNEGIAYDFLMTYIFKLAHEKNPELQLELLRGLASFAVSKDNVPMILNTIRNLATENATLCIDLYLRLWRVEARTYPFLLKQIAQPQQEISKHWELQIARTYAMREICQEKPALHGSEILPHLSNILSSCADEEGDLATSMALDAIYVLCDSHTVNIASTWQALGSKFRNEQRTQTLRSLYRFFGLVPLLQTPTLEYEKLADDALEHLWQAISRPGFDSAQVRNALSALKSYEPGSTLNLRHIPAHFRFEIVGGAVNSGGRDVIDLQQEAVPGEVWVQLLQKIRPECGDAAADLIAHYIANEISFFRRELYRLPEGKPEPRKLVGLGANSPLRAVSNYLVSQARFGDYVPEPYAVTFALRALSKKFVKPIPPLDWSCLTSFFHLSFDARKFCIMIAKNQAQHSGTARRLLENFLIDFEPNCFEEDLLLLFSLLPEIANSVSLQILKGFAEKVAVYCFKESQLNDFNEGCLFEKFLESVKHIFTEKCEIPEVLDVFTLIVERYMDSMNLDSRLFERYTEVVAVLHPNAINGLTTPANWWETPMGKLKKATIIRCYLVLFNEKLANPLKWLTPIIDAYERRPEERGFFYRHLASTLYAFGSDENACNWIMEIFLEIQMLLAEASSNKEKLTRALYLLDIFILSVDVLSGCAVLLGSVDVVATDDKERLLLFPESLQFLCDHIFWKDQEARIYEFLYSLYKHSSIPPNYTTILKDSIICSRNKSYFDQKGVWTKYVGLRK, encoded by the exons CCCCATCCACTTTGCTGTTATAACTGAGAGCATACTTAACTTGCAATTACTTAGTCTGAAGCGAAAAACCACTCTATTGAAGGAGCAAGAAACTTACTTATGTCCCTACGGCATGAAGACGCAGCAACATCCTATAATATCACTTTTGCAACATTCGAGCGCCAATATGCACGATGTGAGCAACAAGATTATTGGAATCTGCTTGCACCATGACAAAAG TATTCGCGATTTTAGCATTGAGTATCTGCGTCCCGTGTTCCTTTATGTACTGTGTAATCCCAAGACTTTGCCTGATGTCAAGCCAATTTGGACTTGCCTGCTTGGCTTGAGTCGCAATCAGCCTGAAGCCAGGGATCTCATGCAGGAGCTGTTGTCGTGGAGTAAATTTAACAACTCCGGCACTTGTCTCTCCACCAGCATATTGGTGATTGAGGCCACCGACTACTTTTTGCAACAGTCCGATCATGCTCAGTCCATTGATCTTTGCATATACCAGGCCTGCATTATCAAGCAACTGGCCATCTACGGCATAGATCCACGACCCAGTTTGCAGTGTGTGTTAAGGGTATTGCATGCCACGCGTGAGCACACTCAGAACCATTATCATGTGCTTCTGGTTCTAATGGCCGAGACCCTGCACTTGTTGTCTCCCTTCTATCTGGCTGATCTGTTACGGATCATAGTCTTTATAGTGGTACAGGAACAGTGTGGCCACGAGTACATTTTAAACATGTGTCTGGACGGTATTATTCAGTGGATGTCCCAGACTACGTTTATCCCCGCCGAGGGTCTGGTATTGGCGAAGCAGATAGTGGACCGAGTGCTCGATCAAcaggaaaagaaaatgacaGAGAACACGATTTCCACTAAACAATTGCAGCCCGCTCATATACGAAACTATCATCCGGATATCGCCATAGCGTTTGACTTGTCTGTACTGGTTGAGTCGTTTGATAGCTCCGAGAATAAGGATGTCTTTGCCTTCGTCGATGCCTTGAACGTAAAGGCTAACACTGCCTTCTGCCAGCGCCTGCATTTATTCCTGCGTTCCATGTTTTTGTCGCGTGAACCAGCCTTGGATTGCTGGTTCAAAATTTACGAAGTTATACTCCAGATAATCAAGGTGAATGAAGGCATAGCCTACGATTTCCTTATGACCTACATTTTTAAACTGGCTCACGAAAAGAATCCAGAGCTGCAGTTGGAACTGCTGCGAGGCCTAGCCAGCTTTGCTGTATCTAAG GATAATGTGCCCATGATTTTAAATACTATTCGCAATTTAGCCACCGAAAACGCCACCTTATGTATTGACTTGTATCTTCGCTTGTGGCGCGTGGAGGCGCGCACTTACCCCTTCTTGCTGAAACAGATTGCTCAACCTCAACAGGAGATCAGCAAACACTGGGAGCTGCAAATAGCACGCACTTATGCCATGCGAGAAATCTGCCAGGAGAa ACCCGCCTTGCATGGCTCTGAAATCCTGCCACATCTAAGCAACATCCTTAGCAGCTGCGCAGATGAGGAAGGCGACTTGGCTACCTCCATGGCTTTGGATGCAATCTATGTCCTCTGTGATAGCCACACAGTCAATATTGCTTCTACCTGGCAAGCGTTGGGCAGTAAATTTCGCAATGAGCAACGAACCCAGACTCTTAGATCGCTGTATagattttttggtttggttccCCTGCTGCAGACTCCTACGCTGGAGTATGAGAAATTGGCAGACGATGCCCTGGAACACCTATGGCAGGCCATTAGTCGACCTGGATTTGACTCCGCCCAAGTGCGCAATGCACTATCCGCCCTCAAGAGCTACGAGCCCGGCTCCACACTTAATCTACGCCACATTCCAGCCCACTTTCGATTCGAAATCGTAGGTGGTGCAGTAAACAGTGGTGGTCGTGATGTAATCGATCTGCAACAGGAAGCTGTGCCTGGCGAAGTGTGGGTACAATTACTACAAAAAATTCGACCGGAGTGTGGAGATGCAGCTGCAGATCTCATTGCCCACTACATTGCAAATGAGATTAGTTTTTTCCGGAGGGAGCTGTATCGACTACCTGAAGGCAAACCAGAGCCACGTAAATTGGTTGGTTTAGGTGCCAACAGCCCATTGCGTGCAGTCAGCAACTACCTAGTGAGTCAAGCCCGTTTTGGCGACTATGTTCCAGAACCCTACGCTGTGACATTCGCCCTCAGAGCATTGTCCAAGAAGTTCGTTAAGCCCATTCCGCCGCTGGACTGGAGTTGCCTAACCAGTTTCTTTCATTTGTCTTTTGACGCGAGGAAGTTCTGcattatgatagctaaaaacCAAGCACAGCATTCTGGCACAGCTCGAAGACTGTTGGAAAACTTCCTGATTGACTTCGAACCGAATTGTTTTGAGGAGGATCTTCTGTTGCTCTTCTCGCTGCTGCCGGAAATAGCCAACAGTGTGAGCCTACAAATTTTAAAGGGGTTCGCCGAGAAAGTTGCTGTCTATTGCTTTAAGGAATCTCAGCTAAATGATTTTAACGAAG GTTgtctttttgagaaattcCTCGAGAGCGTAAAGCATATATTTACTGAGAAATGCGAGATTCCTGAAGTCCTTGACGTTTTCACACTCATCGTGGAGCGTTATATGGACTCAATGAATTTAGACTCGCGACTTTTTGAACGCTACACTGAGGTAGTTGCCGTTTTGCATCCCAATGCCATTAATGGCTTAACCACGCCCGCCAACTGGTGGGAAACTCCAATGGGAAAGTTAAAGAAAGCCACGATCATACGCTGTTACTTGGTGTTATTCAACGAAAAATTGGCAAATCCCCTTAAATGGTTAACACCCATTATTGATGCATATGAACGACGGCCGGAAGAGCGCGGATTCTTCTATCGGCATCTGGCCTCCACTTTGTATGCCTTTGGAAGTGATGAAAATGCCTGCAATTGGATAATGGAAATATTTCTCGAGATTCAAATGCTTCTGGCTGAGGCTTCAAGTAACAAGGAGAAATTAACTAGAGCTCTGTACCTGCTGGACATATTTATACTGTCTGTAGATGTCCTCTCTGGTTGTGCAGTGCTTCTGGGCAGCGTGGATGTGGTGGCCACTGATGACAAAGAGCGGCTTCTGCTTTTTCCCGAAAGTCTTCAGTTTCTGTGTGATCACATATTTTGGAAAGATCAGGAAGCTAGAATCTACGAATTTCTCTATAGTCTCTATAAACATTCTTCGATTCCACCAAACTACACAACAATTTTAAAGGACTCCATAATCTGTTCACGTAACAAATCTTATTTTGACCAGAAGGGTGTTTGGACCAAATACGTTGGTTTACGTAAATAA